The Podarcis raffonei isolate rPodRaf1 chromosome 2, rPodRaf1.pri, whole genome shotgun sequence genome window below encodes:
- the LOC128408683 gene encoding killer cell lectin-like receptor subfamily B member 1A isoform X2: MGHPCCLVTASERRQRDYPLQLEPEKEKIVLNNGGCNASTDKFQAFLRLNFCNQNQNRSSDNSPCKVCPLQWQLHRDKCYWPSEDTKTWDESQHDCSTRDSQLLVIQDKEELDFIESITKNSKYWIGLSLLKSKKKWTWITGSQLDQSLFPEPDYGEGNYCAAIKQSVSSEPCNRPLQWICQKDTLLL, from the exons ATGGGCCACCCCTGCTGCTTGGTAACAGCTTCTGAAAGGAGACAGAGAGATTATC CTTTGCAGCTGGAACCTGAAAAGGAAAAAATTGTGCTGAACAATGGTGGATGCAATGCCTCAACAGACAAGTTTCAGGCTTTCCTAAGACTCAACTTCTGCAATCAAAATCAGAATAGGTCCTCAG ATAATTCCCCTTGCAAAGTGTGCCCTCTACAATGGCAGCTCCACAGGGACAAGTGCTACTGGCCATCGGAAGATACTAAAACCTGGGATGAGAGCCAACATGACTGTTCAACAAGGGATTCTCAACTGCTGGTCATCCAAGACAAGGAGGAGCTG GATTTCATAGAAAGCATTACTAAAAATTCAAAATACTGGATTGGACTCTCACTATTAAAATCGAAGAAGAAATGGACTTGGATTACAGGCTCCCAGCTTGATCAGAGTCT ATTTCCAGAACCAGACTATGGTGAAGGAAACTACTGTGCTGCAATAAAACAAAGTGTTAGCTCTGAACCCTGCAATCGTCCACTTCAGTGGATTTGCCAGAAAGACACTCTCCTACTGTGA
- the LOC128408683 gene encoding killer cell lectin-like receptor subfamily B member 1A isoform X3, with the protein MASPHLMHGPPLLLALQLEPEKEKIVLNNGGCNASTDKFQAFLRLNFCNQNQNRSSDNSPCKVCPLQWQLHRDKCYWPSEDTKTWDESQHDCSTRDSQLLVIQDKEELDFIESITKNSKYWIGLSLLKSKKKWTWITGSQLDQSLFPEPDYGEGNYCAAIKQSVSSEPCNRPLQWICQKDTLLL; encoded by the exons ATGGCTTCACCTCACCTCATGCATGGGCCACCCCTGCTGCTTG CTTTGCAGCTGGAACCTGAAAAGGAAAAAATTGTGCTGAACAATGGTGGATGCAATGCCTCAACAGACAAGTTTCAGGCTTTCCTAAGACTCAACTTCTGCAATCAAAATCAGAATAGGTCCTCAG ATAATTCCCCTTGCAAAGTGTGCCCTCTACAATGGCAGCTCCACAGGGACAAGTGCTACTGGCCATCGGAAGATACTAAAACCTGGGATGAGAGCCAACATGACTGTTCAACAAGGGATTCTCAACTGCTGGTCATCCAAGACAAGGAGGAGCTG GATTTCATAGAAAGCATTACTAAAAATTCAAAATACTGGATTGGACTCTCACTATTAAAATCGAAGAAGAAATGGACTTGGATTACAGGCTCCCAGCTTGATCAGAGTCT ATTTCCAGAACCAGACTATGGTGAAGGAAACTACTGTGCTGCAATAAAACAAAGTGTTAGCTCTGAACCCTGCAATCGTCCACTTCAGTGGATTTGCCAGAAAGACACTCTCCTACTGTGA
- the LOC128408681 gene encoding C-type lectin domain family 2 member D-like isoform X1, with amino-acid sequence MGFSEIEKTEQRLHMNPAVAENGEWPRIIINGSTKQAGELFSPKPGHFPHGLSNNGKEKLAFNVKNLSLVLNVILIISIIILIILIRSTGLSGRSAVLPTALPSPSTPTECCPDGWIGYQRKCYYFSDSDRNWTSSQNYCASFNASLVVIDSQEEMSFLRRYKGPADHWIGLQKMNDQGPWKWIDGSIFNNGFEIRGGGESAYINRQGVASSSRLSKERWICSKPVHRGERTLAVH; translated from the exons AATGGGGAATGGCCTAGAATCATAATTAATGGAAGCACCAAACAAGCAGGAGAACTCTTCTCTCCGAAACCAGGCCATTTTCCACATG GTTTGAGCAATAATGGAAAAGAGAAACTCGCTTTTAATGTAAAAAACCTGAGCTTGGTGCTTAATGTCATTCTGATCATttccatcatcatcctcatcatcctcatcaGAAGCACTGGTTTATCAG GGAGAAGTGCAGTATTGCCTACCGCCCTACCTTCTCCTTCCACTCCAACTGAGTGCTGTCCGGACGGCTGGATTGGCTACCAAAGGAAATGTTACTATTTTTCGGACAGTGACAGAAATTGGACTTCTAGCCAGAATTACTGTGCCTCTTTCAATGCCTCTTTGGTCGTGATTGACTCCCAAGAAGAGATG agTTTCTTGAGACGATACAAAGGTCCTGCTGACCACTGGATTGGTCTCCAAAAGATGAATGACCAGGGACCTTGGAAATGGATCGATGGCTCCATTTTCAATAACGG GTTTGAAATTCGGGGGGGAGGAGAATCTGCGTACATAAACCGTCAAGGTGTTGCCAGCTCCAGCAGGCTAAGTAAAGAACGCTGGATCTGCAGCAAACCAGTTCACAGAGGAGAAAGGACACTAGCTGTGCACTGA